In bacterium, a genomic segment contains:
- the mgtE gene encoding magnesium transporter: MYALNSLVGPEIGELLEQRRFDRLRAALLELEPADVADLVEGLEQDQAALVFRLLPRDLATDVFSHLDTDRQQSLIASLGTERVAALINELDPDDRTALLEELPAEVAQRLIALLTPAERSVTQAILGYPEESVGRLMTPDYVRVRAEWTIARALEHIRRYGRDAETVNVIYVIDESGRLIDDLKIRQFLFAAPEQTVESLMDRKCVALSATDDREEAVRQMQHYDLIAMPVVDSRGILVGIVTADDVADVAEEEATEDIQKMGGMEALDAPYLEIGMGRMMRKRGGWLSVLFVSEMLTATALAYFEHEIERAVVLALFIPLIISSGGNSGSQACSLIIRAMALGEVGLRQWWRVLRRELASGLMLGSLLGSIALMRIVLWPTRATLYGEHYVLVAMTVASSVIGVVTFGTIAGSMLPFILRRLGFDPAAASAPFVATLVDVTGLVIYFSCAALILRGTLL, translated from the coding sequence ATGTACGCGCTCAACAGCCTCGTAGGCCCCGAGATCGGGGAGCTGCTCGAACAGCGCCGCTTCGACCGGCTGCGCGCCGCCCTGCTCGAGCTCGAGCCGGCCGACGTCGCCGACCTGGTCGAGGGGCTGGAGCAGGACCAGGCGGCACTGGTCTTCCGGCTGCTGCCGCGCGATCTCGCGACCGACGTCTTCAGCCACCTCGACACCGACCGCCAGCAGAGCCTGATCGCCAGCCTCGGCACGGAGCGGGTGGCGGCGCTGATCAACGAGCTCGACCCGGACGACCGTACGGCGCTGCTCGAGGAGCTGCCGGCCGAGGTGGCGCAGCGCCTGATCGCCCTGCTGACCCCGGCCGAGCGGAGCGTGACCCAGGCGATCCTCGGCTACCCCGAGGAGAGCGTCGGCCGGCTGATGACCCCCGACTACGTGCGGGTCCGCGCCGAGTGGACGATCGCCCGTGCCCTCGAGCACATCCGCCGCTACGGGCGCGACGCCGAGACGGTGAACGTCATCTACGTCATCGACGAGAGCGGCCGTCTCATCGACGACCTCAAGATCCGCCAGTTCCTCTTCGCGGCGCCCGAGCAGACGGTCGAGTCGCTGATGGACCGCAAGTGCGTCGCCCTGTCCGCCACCGACGATCGCGAGGAGGCGGTGCGGCAGATGCAGCACTACGATCTGATCGCGATGCCAGTGGTCGACTCGCGCGGCATCCTGGTCGGCATCGTCACCGCCGACGACGTCGCCGACGTGGCCGAGGAGGAGGCGACCGAGGACATCCAGAAGATGGGCGGCATGGAGGCGCTCGACGCGCCCTATCTCGAGATCGGCATGGGCCGCATGATGCGCAAGCGCGGCGGCTGGCTGAGCGTCCTCTTCGTCAGCGAGATGCTCACCGCCACGGCGCTGGCCTATTTCGAGCACGAGATCGAGCGCGCCGTGGTCCTGGCGTTGTTCATCCCGCTGATCATCTCGAGCGGCGGCAATTCCGGCTCGCAGGCGTGCTCGCTGATCATCCGCGCCATGGCGCTGGGCGAGGTCGGTCTGCGGCAGTGGTGGCGCGTCCTGCGCCGCGAGCTGGCGAGCGGTCTGATGCTCGGCTCGCTGCTCGGGTCGATCGCGCTCATGCGCATCGTGCTCTGGCCGACGCGCGCGACCCTCTACGGCGAGCACTACGTGCTGGTCGCCATGACCGTCGCCTCCAGCGTCATCGGCGTCGTCACCTTCGGCACCATCGCCGGATCGATGCTGCCGTTCATCCTCCGCCGCCTCGGCTTCGACCCGGCCGCGGCGTCCGCCCCCTTCGTCGCCACGCTGGTCGACGTCACCGGGCTGGTGATCTACTTCTCCTGCGCGGCGCTGATCCTGCGCGGCACCCTGCTGTAG
- a CDS encoding response regulator — translation MTYRDLDDDDAPRAPLPTRYRILVIDDEPDFRHLISMFLQRSGLPLDVVTAENGASGLAAALSDPPDLIVLDVMMPELNGFDVCQRLRADLRTHDVPVLMLTSLDEPVDRTRGFLAGTDDYLAKPFDRGELLARVRRILQRTYGYGDVINMLEDNATAH, via the coding sequence ATGACCTACCGCGATCTCGACGACGACGACGCGCCCCGCGCTCCGCTGCCGACCCGCTACCGCATCCTGGTGATCGACGACGAGCCGGACTTCCGCCACCTGATCAGCATGTTCCTCCAGCGCAGCGGCCTGCCGCTCGACGTGGTGACGGCCGAGAACGGCGCCAGCGGCCTGGCGGCGGCGCTGAGCGACCCGCCCGACCTGATCGTGCTCGACGTCATGATGCCCGAGCTCAACGGCTTCGACGTCTGCCAGCGGCTGCGCGCCGACCTGCGCACGCACGACGTCCCGGTGCTGATGCTGACCTCGCTCGACGAGCCCGTCGACCGCACCCGCGGCTTCCTCGCCGGCACCGACGACTACCTGGCGAAGCCGTTCGACCGCGGCGAGCTGCTGGCGCGCGTCCGCCGCATCCTGCAACGCACCTACGGCTACGGCGACGTCATCAACATGCTCGAGGACAACGCCACCGCGCACTGA
- a CDS encoding acyltransferase family protein gives MPTQTNEYGYDPWGLNVDVARQALVITTLLYRYWFRVAASGIEHIPDGRVLVISNHAGQVALDAAMIGTATVLEREPPRIVRGMGEYWLPTVPFVNLLMSRTGSVVGTPKNCTDLLSREEAVIAFPEGVRGMNKLFSERYRLQHFGSGFMRLALATRTPIVPVAVIGSEEQAPAIANLAGLGRLLGMPSFPITLTWPWLGPLGLLPLPTKYRIYFGKPMRFEGDPDDEDAVIDRKVQKVVDTIQGMIDRGLSERQGIFF, from the coding sequence ATGCCGACCCAGACCAACGAGTACGGTTACGATCCCTGGGGGCTGAACGTCGACGTCGCCCGCCAGGCGCTGGTCATCACCACCCTGCTCTACCGCTACTGGTTCCGCGTCGCGGCGAGCGGCATCGAGCACATCCCCGACGGCCGCGTCCTGGTGATCTCCAATCACGCCGGCCAGGTAGCGCTCGACGCGGCGATGATCGGCACCGCGACGGTGCTCGAACGCGAGCCGCCGCGCATCGTCCGCGGCATGGGCGAGTACTGGCTGCCCACCGTCCCCTTCGTCAACCTGCTGATGAGCCGCACCGGGTCGGTGGTCGGCACGCCGAAGAACTGCACCGACCTGCTGAGCCGCGAGGAGGCGGTGATCGCCTTCCCGGAAGGCGTGCGCGGCATGAACAAGCTGTTCAGCGAGCGCTACCGCCTGCAGCACTTCGGCTCCGGCTTCATGCGCCTGGCGCTCGCCACCCGCACGCCCATCGTCCCGGTGGCCGTGATCGGCTCCGAGGAGCAGGCGCCGGCGATCGCCAACCTGGCGGGCCTCGGCCGCCTGCTCGGCATGCCGTCGTTTCCCATCACCCTCACCTGGCCCTGGCTCGGACCGCTCGGCCTGCTGCCCCTGCCGACCAAGTACCGCATCTACTTCGGCAAGCCGATGCGCTTCGAGGGCGATCCCGACGACGAGGACGCGGTCATCGACCGCAAGGTGCAGAAGGTGGTCGACACCATCCAGGGGATGATCGACCGCGGCCTGAGCGAGCGGCAGGGAATCTTCTTCTGA
- a CDS encoding aldehyde dehydrogenase family protein: protein MSDLARDWKLFIDGRWSDGGAGTFAVINPATEETVAQAPNASVADVERAIAAARRAFDDGPWRRTTPQDRARVIERLVAALETRRDRLREILIATAGATWVSHPIQLDLPYQLLANYADLVRSFHFEEMLPVVVSETPMGTTVNNSMVYHQAAGVCALIPTWNFPFFTTVQKIGPALAAGCTMVIKPSPYGPLVDLVVAEAIEECELPPGVVNVVTGDAPALGAALVESPLVDKISFTGSAVTGKRIMAAAAPTLKRVHLELGGKSVAIVLDDIDLMQVVPYASSPAFFHAGQGCAMCTRFMIPRARQDAAAESFAGFLGGMVSIGDPADPGTMLGPVIREERRQKIEEYIALGHQEGARLVTGGGRPADRPRGYFLQPTVFADVRNEMRIAREEIFGPVLSILPFDDVDQAVRIANDSPYGLGGAVYANDVAKALAVAKQLRTGTVNINAALNLLNLPFGGFKESGIGREGGRWGIAEYTEAQAIAWK from the coding sequence GTGAGCGATCTGGCGCGCGACTGGAAGTTGTTCATCGACGGCAGGTGGAGCGACGGCGGGGCCGGCACCTTCGCCGTCATCAATCCGGCGACCGAGGAGACGGTGGCGCAGGCGCCGAACGCGAGCGTCGCCGATGTCGAGCGCGCCATCGCCGCGGCGCGGCGGGCGTTCGACGACGGGCCGTGGCGGCGGACGACGCCGCAGGACCGCGCCCGGGTCATCGAACGGCTGGTGGCGGCCCTGGAGACGCGGCGCGATCGCCTGCGCGAGATTCTCATCGCCACCGCCGGCGCCACCTGGGTGTCGCATCCGATCCAGCTCGACCTGCCGTACCAGCTCCTCGCCAACTACGCCGATCTCGTCCGCTCCTTCCACTTCGAGGAGATGCTGCCGGTGGTGGTGAGCGAGACGCCGATGGGGACCACGGTCAACAACTCGATGGTCTACCACCAGGCGGCGGGCGTCTGCGCCCTGATCCCGACCTGGAACTTCCCGTTCTTCACCACCGTGCAGAAGATCGGTCCGGCGCTCGCCGCCGGCTGCACGATGGTGATCAAGCCGTCGCCGTATGGGCCGCTGGTCGACCTGGTGGTCGCCGAGGCGATCGAGGAATGCGAGCTGCCGCCGGGCGTGGTCAACGTCGTCACCGGCGACGCGCCCGCGCTTGGCGCGGCGCTGGTCGAGAGCCCGCTGGTCGACAAGATCAGCTTCACCGGCAGCGCCGTCACCGGCAAGCGCATCATGGCGGCGGCGGCGCCGACCCTGAAGCGCGTGCACCTCGAGCTGGGCGGCAAGTCGGTGGCGATCGTGCTCGACGACATCGATCTCATGCAGGTGGTGCCGTACGCGTCGTCGCCGGCCTTCTTCCACGCCGGCCAGGGGTGCGCGATGTGCACCCGCTTCATGATCCCGCGCGCCCGCCAGGACGCGGCGGCGGAGAGCTTCGCCGGCTTCCTCGGCGGCATGGTCTCGATCGGCGACCCCGCCGACCCGGGCACCATGCTCGGCCCGGTGATCCGCGAGGAGCGGCGGCAGAAGATCGAGGAGTACATCGCCCTCGGCCACCAGGAGGGGGCGCGCCTGGTGACCGGCGGCGGCCGTCCCGCCGACCGGCCGCGCGGCTACTTCCTGCAGCCGACGGTGTTCGCCGACGTGCGCAACGAGATGCGCATCGCCCGCGAGGAGATCTTCGGTCCGGTGCTCTCGATCCTGCCGTTCGACGACGTCGACCAGGCGGTGCGCATCGCCAACGACTCGCCGTACGGGCTGGGCGGCGCGGTCTACGCCAACGACGTCGCCAAGGCCCTGGCCGTCGCCAAGCAACTGCGCACCGGCACGGTGAACATCAACGCCGCGCTCAACCTCCTCAACCTGCCATTCGGCGGCTTCAAGGAGAGCGGCATCGGTCGCGAGGGCGGCCGCTGGGGCATCGCCGAGTACACCGAGGCGCAGGCGATCGCGTGGAAGTGA
- a CDS encoding acyl-CoA dehydrogenase family protein: protein MAWHDDAWRSLDLFAPTPEHRLLADTVWQLVAQEVEDQAARFNREEKFNRGLFRRCGELGLLGLTVPEADGGAGLDATAAVLVHEALSSADPGFCLAYLAHSVLFVNNFCRNASPAQRQRFLPPAISGDKIGAMCMTEPEAGTDVLGMRTTARRDGDHYVITGRKTFITNGAVDDQTLGDLFLVYARTGERSISTLLVEKDTPGFSLGQLWKEKLGVRASMTAELVFDGCRVPADHLLGEEGQSTLHMMRNLELERLTLAAMSLGIARRCLEVMVRYANERKTFGVPIREHGQIQRHIAESYAEYRAARCYVYETARRLDLDRHGNRLDADGTKLFAARVGKEIADRAIQVLGGYGYMGEYVVERLWRDAKLLEIGGGTLEAHHKNMTKDLSRDPSLVGR from the coding sequence ATGGCATGGCACGACGACGCCTGGCGATCGCTCGATCTCTTCGCGCCGACCCCGGAGCACCGCCTCCTGGCAGACACCGTCTGGCAGCTCGTCGCCCAGGAGGTCGAAGACCAGGCGGCGCGCTTCAACCGCGAGGAGAAGTTCAACCGCGGGCTCTTCCGCCGCTGCGGCGAGCTCGGGCTGCTCGGCCTGACCGTGCCCGAGGCCGACGGCGGCGCCGGGCTCGACGCCACCGCGGCGGTGCTGGTGCACGAGGCGCTGTCGAGCGCCGACCCCGGCTTCTGCCTCGCCTACCTCGCCCACAGCGTGCTCTTCGTGAACAACTTCTGCCGCAACGCCTCGCCGGCGCAGCGGCAGCGCTTCCTGCCGCCGGCGATCAGCGGCGACAAGATCGGCGCCATGTGCATGACCGAGCCGGAGGCCGGCACGGACGTGCTCGGCATGCGCACCACGGCGCGGCGCGACGGCGACCACTACGTGATCACCGGCCGCAAGACGTTCATCACCAACGGCGCCGTCGACGACCAGACGCTGGGCGACCTGTTCCTGGTCTACGCCCGCACCGGCGAACGCAGCATCAGCACGCTGCTGGTCGAGAAGGACACGCCCGGTTTCTCGCTCGGCCAGCTCTGGAAGGAGAAGCTCGGCGTGCGCGCCTCGATGACCGCGGAGCTGGTGTTCGACGGCTGCCGCGTGCCCGCCGATCACCTGCTCGGCGAGGAGGGCCAGAGCACGCTGCACATGATGCGCAACCTCGAGCTCGAGCGGCTGACCCTGGCGGCGATGTCGCTCGGCATCGCCCGCCGCTGCCTCGAGGTGATGGTGCGCTACGCCAACGAGCGCAAGACCTTCGGGGTGCCGATCCGCGAGCACGGGCAGATCCAGCGCCACATCGCGGAGTCGTACGCCGAGTACCGGGCGGCGCGCTGCTACGTGTACGAGACGGCGCGCCGGCTCGATCTCGATCGCCACGGCAACCGCCTCGACGCCGACGGCACCAAGCTGTTCGCCGCCCGCGTCGGCAAGGAGATCGCCGACCGCGCCATCCAGGTCCTCGGGGGCTACGGCTACATGGGCGAGTACGTCGTCGAACGCCTGTGGCGCGACGCCAAGCTGCTGGAGATCGGCGGCGGCACCCTGGAGGCCCACCACAAGAACATGACCAAGGATCTGAGCCGCGACCCGTCGCTGGTCGGGCGGTGA
- a CDS encoding serine acetyltransferase, which translates to MAPGRRLWFSPRMARPLSKLAALEAAIDAVVDSYRGPESINSLESAALPNKRAVIEAFNHIKPVIYLGFYSTRPLSPDNLRHTIAEHLYPAYEILVEQLFRVFTYEKAMGRDPAARGPEWAEEVVLRFFRALPELRRLLNSDVLAAFDGDPAAKSVEEVVFSYPAIEAITAYRVAHCLYRDGVPMIPRIISEHAHGETGIDIHPGARIGERFFIDHGTGVVIGETAVIGRNVKIYQGVTLGALSIPRSGEDALRNAQRHPTIADNVTIYSGATILGGDTVIGEGSVIGGNVWLVHSVPPRSKITYEPGTA; encoded by the coding sequence ATGGCGCCTGGACGGCGGTTGTGGTTTTCTCCCCGCATGGCGCGACCACTGAGCAAGCTCGCCGCGCTGGAGGCCGCCATCGATGCGGTGGTCGACAGCTACCGCGGCCCGGAATCCATCAACAGCCTGGAGAGCGCCGCGCTCCCCAACAAGCGGGCGGTGATCGAGGCGTTCAACCACATCAAGCCGGTCATCTACCTCGGCTTCTACAGCACCCGCCCGCTGTCGCCCGACAACCTGCGCCACACCATCGCCGAGCACCTCTACCCGGCGTACGAGATCCTGGTCGAACAGCTCTTCCGCGTCTTCACCTACGAAAAGGCGATGGGCCGGGATCCCGCGGCGCGCGGTCCGGAATGGGCGGAGGAGGTCGTGCTGCGCTTCTTCCGCGCCCTGCCCGAGCTGCGCCGGCTGCTCAACAGCGACGTGCTCGCCGCCTTCGACGGCGATCCGGCGGCGAAGAGCGTCGAGGAGGTCGTCTTCAGCTACCCGGCGATCGAGGCCATCACCGCCTATCGCGTCGCCCACTGCCTCTATCGCGACGGCGTGCCGATGATCCCGCGCATCATCTCCGAGCACGCGCACGGCGAGACCGGCATCGACATCCACCCCGGGGCGCGGATCGGCGAGCGCTTCTTCATCGACCACGGCACCGGCGTGGTCATCGGCGAGACGGCCGTCATCGGCCGCAACGTCAAGATCTACCAGGGCGTCACCCTCGGCGCCCTCAGCATCCCGCGCAGCGGCGAGGACGCGCTGCGCAACGCCCAGCGCCATCCGACGATCGCGGACAACGTGACGATCTACTCCGGCGCCACCATCCTCGGCGGCGACACCGTCATCGGCGAGGGCTCGGTGATCGGCGGCAACGTGTGGCTGGTCCACTCCGTGCCGCCGCGCTCGAAGATCACCTACGAGCCGGGCACGGCGTGA
- a CDS encoding HAMP domain-containing histidine kinase, with translation MAERARPGAPGRGEGLDDEAVLFTQLIHDLRNPLGIIAYFAEALPEADEGEKRDFAVRLQLNARRALQVVEEFALLNELRRDRAVTDDSEWDGRALLEEIIAEVEALERRPGAIRWDATDGARLRGDHGQLVCALRGVLRETVRSSPGEGIVVRLSDDEGCAVLTLTVPLRVDRELGVVSRFDEAALTIELARGVAQLYGGTLSIEQRPGRATLALALPR, from the coding sequence ATGGCAGAACGAGCGCGACCCGGCGCGCCTGGGCGCGGGGAGGGACTGGATGACGAGGCGGTGCTGTTCACGCAGCTCATCCACGATCTGCGGAACCCGCTGGGCATCATCGCCTACTTCGCCGAGGCGCTGCCGGAGGCGGACGAGGGCGAGAAGCGGGATTTCGCCGTCCGGCTGCAACTGAACGCCCGGCGGGCCCTCCAGGTGGTCGAGGAGTTCGCGCTCCTCAACGAGCTGCGCCGGGACCGGGCGGTCACCGACGACAGCGAGTGGGACGGGCGCGCGCTGCTCGAGGAGATCATCGCCGAGGTCGAGGCGCTGGAGCGGCGGCCGGGGGCGATCCGCTGGGACGCCACCGACGGGGCGCGGCTGCGCGGCGACCACGGCCAGCTCGTCTGCGCGCTGCGCGGCGTGCTGCGCGAAACGGTGCGCAGCAGCCCGGGCGAGGGGATCGTGGTCCGACTCAGCGACGACGAGGGCTGCGCGGTGCTGACCCTGACCGTGCCGCTGCGCGTCGACCGCGAGCTCGGCGTGGTGTCGCGCTTCGACGAGGCCGCGCTAACGATCGAGCTGGCGCGCGGCGTCGCGCAGCTCTATGGCGGGACGCTGTCGATCGAGCAGCGCCCCGGCCGCGCCACCCTGGCGCTCGCCCTGCCGCGCTGA
- a CDS encoding NAD-dependent epimerase/dehydratase family protein yields the protein MSKVLITGITSGQGKLVARKLLHRRHPYEVVGVDIHPWDDRPRGIAMAMADVRKRKFEDVIRRERPEVIVHLGSVRHFKSHPALRHEVNVNGTRRLLDFGITHGVKQLVIVSSSYVYGALPENPYYMDEAFPLNSSRTYPEMRDLAEMDMLATAYLWHYPDITISVLRPTNVLGPTVRTAIGRYLRADYVPTVMGFNPMMQFVHEDDMAEAIVLTIERGARGAFNVVGPGAVPLHTAIDEVGSTPLPLPEVAVRSAIAMLFRWGLYAFPARAIDFAKYQCTLDGSRFREATGFTPRYSLGETFAAVRR from the coding sequence GTGAGCAAGGTCCTGATCACCGGCATCACCAGCGGCCAGGGCAAGCTGGTGGCGCGCAAGCTCCTGCACCGGCGCCACCCCTACGAGGTGGTGGGGGTGGACATCCACCCCTGGGACGACCGGCCGCGCGGCATCGCCATGGCGATGGCGGACGTGCGGAAGCGCAAGTTCGAGGACGTCATCCGACGCGAGCGGCCGGAGGTGATCGTGCACCTCGGCTCGGTGCGGCACTTCAAGTCGCACCCGGCGCTGCGCCACGAGGTGAACGTCAACGGCACTCGGCGCCTGCTCGACTTCGGCATCACCCATGGCGTGAAGCAACTGGTCATCGTCTCCAGCTCCTACGTCTACGGCGCGCTCCCCGAGAACCCGTACTACATGGACGAGGCGTTCCCGCTGAATTCGAGCCGCACCTACCCCGAGATGCGCGACCTGGCCGAGATGGACATGCTCGCCACCGCCTATCTCTGGCACTACCCGGACATCACCATCAGCGTGCTGCGCCCGACCAACGTGCTCGGACCGACGGTGCGCACCGCCATCGGCCGCTACCTGCGCGCCGACTACGTCCCGACGGTGATGGGCTTCAACCCGATGATGCAGTTCGTGCACGAGGACGACATGGCGGAGGCGATCGTGCTGACCATCGAGCGCGGCGCGCGCGGCGCCTTCAACGTCGTCGGGCCGGGCGCCGTGCCCCTGCACACCGCCATCGACGAGGTCGGCAGCACGCCGCTGCCGCTGCCCGAGGTGGCGGTGCGCTCGGCGATCGCGATGCTGTTCCGCTGGGGGCTGTATGCCTTTCCGGCGCGCGCCATCGACTTCGCCAAGTACCAGTGCACCCTCGACGGCAGCCGTTTTCGCGAGGCGACCGGCTTCACGCCCCGCTATTCGCTCGGCGAGACCTTCGCGGCGGTGCGCCGATGA